One window of the Vicia villosa cultivar HV-30 ecotype Madison, WI unplaced genomic scaffold, Vvil1.0 ctg.000892F_1_1, whole genome shotgun sequence genome contains the following:
- the LOC131631971 gene encoding uncharacterized protein LOC131631971 — MTELQRLLDKVPAIIQILMKLLMKSSNILIVDTSHHVKRVGEFFSYKIHGRKPDVERMFYHLIGEKSLFFSNYTRMENVLEKASVTESMFDAWLIANQTYEHVRLLTYGQFVSMLVYHKRLRLWKPRKKGFTIGHLIWVPLYTGQVYYLRMMLMGQVYCQRSYKLQRNTPAHVWKESWVLLSYGLLHQQRLLVNNQDELRGIFQKIMTAVRSQKGCVFFLHGYGGAGKTYMWKTLASALGSKHDICIIVATSGIASLLLPGGRIAHSRFKLPVLTLDNSNCNIPYHDEAADLLRQSKLIIWDEAPMANKWCFEALDKTLKDLISVSGNSSRLGGPNDGTAEIEFPKEMIITDFTYPIVGIVTSMYPNFLNNYRDYIYLKCRAILASTIDMVDKINDHVLGMIPGDLRDYYSCSTVERTEIHDRDMLDVLTLEFLNSLKTSGFPNHLIKLKIGTPVMLMRNIDQFEGLCNGTRLILTKMASHVLEAQIMGGKRHGNII, encoded by the exons ATGACCGAATTACAACGTCTGTTAGACAAAGTTCCCGCCATAATTCAAATTCTCATGAAGTTGTTGATGAAATCCAGCAATATCTTGATTGTCGATACATCTCACCATGTGAAGCGTGTTGGAGAATTTTTTTCTTACAAAATTCATGGGAGGAAACCCGATGTGGAGAGAATGTTTTACCACCTAATTGGTGAAAAGTCTCTTTTCTTCTCTAATTACACTCGAATGGAGAATGTTTTAGAGAAGGCAAGCGTGACGGAATCAATGTTTGATGCATGGTTAATTGCCAACCAAACTTATGAGCATGTTAGGCTGTTAACTTACGGCCAGTTCGTGTCAATGCTTGTGTACCATAAAAGATTGCGACTCTGGAAGCCTCGGAAAAAGGGGTTTACAATTGGCCATTTGATTTGGGTTCCACTCTATACGGGACAAGTGTATTATCTACGGATGATGCTGATGGGACAAGTGTATTGTCAAAGGTCCTACAAGTTACAGAGAAATAC GCCAGCCCATGTATGGAAAGAGTCTTGGGTGCTTTTGTCATATGGTTTGTTGCACCAACAAAGATTGTTGGTGAATAATCAAG ATGAACTGCGCGGcatattccagaaaattatgacAGCAGTTAGGAGTCAGAAAGGATGTGTATTCTTCCTTCACGGTTATGGGGGTGCGGGAAAAACCTACATGTGGAAGACACTGGCGAGTGCACTCGGGTCTAAACACGACATATGCATAATCGTTGCGACAAGTGGAATCGCATCACTGTTGTTACCCGGTGGGAGAATTGCTCACTCAAGGTTCAAACTACCCGTTCTGACATTGGATAACTCAAATTGCAACATTCCATACCACGATGAGGCTGCCGATCTACTTCGTCAATCGAAGTTAATAATTTGGGACGAGGCTCCTATGGCCAACAAATGGTGCTTCGAAGCACTTGACAAGACATTGAAGGATCTCATTAGTGTCAGTGGCAACTCGA GTAGGCTGGGAGGTCCAAATGATGGGACTGCAGAGATAGAATTTCCAAAAGAGATGATAATCACTGACTTCACATATCCTATTGTTGGAATCGTGACGAGTATGTATCCTAATTTCCTCAATAATTACCGCGACTATATCTACCTCAAATGTAGGGCTATATTGGCGTCAACCATCGATATGGTCGACAAAATTAACGATCATGTTTTAGGCATGATTCCAG GTGACCTGAGGGACTACTATAGTTGCAGCACGGTTGAGCGGACAGAGATACATGACCGGGACATGCTTGATGTTCTCACTCTAGAGTTTCTGAATTCTTTAAAGACTTCAGGTTTTCCTAACCATCTCATAAAACTAAAGATTGGAACACCGGTTATGCTTATGCGGAATATTGATCAATTCGAAGGGTTGTGTAACGGTACACGACTCATTTTGACAAAGATGGCGTCGCACGTACTTGAGGCACAGATTATGGGAGGCAAGCGCCATGGGAACATCATCTAA